In one Methanobrevibacter arboriphilus genomic region, the following are encoded:
- a CDS encoding carboxymuconolactone decarboxylase family protein: protein MEDRYKKGMEILKITNKDAINGLFDELEDIAPDLGRFIVEFPYSEIYTREGLDLKTRELATVAALTALGTAKGQLTNHINAALNVGNTPEEIVEVIIQMSAYAGFPAAINGIFAAKEVFKKKDLLPLKDNEND from the coding sequence ATGGAAGATAGATATAAAAAAGGAATGGAAATTCTTAAAATAACTAATAAAGATGCTATCAATGGATTATTTGATGAATTAGAAGATATAGCTCCAGATCTAGGTAGATTTATAGTTGAGTTTCCTTACTCTGAAATATATACTAGAGAAGGATTAGATTTAAAAACACGAGAATTAGCTACAGTTGCAGCTCTGACTGCTTTAGGAACTGCCAAAGGACAATTAACTAATCATATCAATGCTGCACTTAATGTAGGTAATACTCCTGAGGAGATTGTTGAAGTTATAATTCAGATGTCTGCTTACGCAGGATTTCCAGCAGCTATAAATGGTATTTTTGCAGCTAAAGAAGTTTTTAAGAAAAAAGATTTACTGCCATTAAAAGATAATGAAAATGATTAA
- a CDS encoding 2,5-diamino-6-(ribosylamino)-4(3H)-pyrimidinone 5'-phosphate reductase — translation MRPYVILNAAMTLDGKIATKTGSSEISGLEDLKRVHELRKEVDGIMVGINTVLMDDPRLTVHKITSEKLDNPIRVVVDNKARTPIESRILNDDALTIIAVSNKVETDNIIFERSKALSEKADVFYSKDPSVNLKELMKYLYSKKIKTLMLEGGSTLNFSMLRENLIDEIRVCVAPMVVGGKYAKTLFDGDGFDFMKEAINLELKNSYQLGKDLVLEYKVL, via the coding sequence ATGCGACCTTATGTGATACTAAATGCAGCTATGACACTTGATGGTAAAATAGCTACAAAAACAGGGAGTTCTGAAATATCTGGTCTGGAAGATTTAAAAAGGGTTCATGAACTTAGAAAAGAAGTTGATGGGATAATGGTTGGAATAAATACTGTTTTAATGGATGATCCTAGATTAACTGTTCATAAAATAACTTCTGAGAAACTAGATAATCCCATTAGAGTAGTTGTTGATAATAAAGCAAGAACACCTATTGAATCGAGAATATTGAATGATGATGCTTTAACAATCATAGCAGTTTCTAATAAAGTTGAAACAGACAACATAATCTTTGAACGCTCAAAAGCCCTTAGTGAAAAAGCTGATGTATTCTATTCTAAAGACCCATCAGTGAACTTAAAAGAATTAATGAAGTATCTCTACTCAAAAAAGATTAAAACCTTAATGTTGGAAGGAGGATCTACTTTAAACTTTTCAATGCTAAGAGAAAACCTAATTGATGAAATAAGGGTCTGTGTAGCTCCAATGGTTGTTGGAGGCAAATATGCTAAAACATTATTTGATGGAGATGGTTTTGATTTCATGAAAGAAGCCATCAACCTTGAATTAAAAAATAGCTATCAGTTAGGAAAGGATTTAGTACTGGAGTACAAAGTTCTGTGA